One Gossypium raimondii isolate GPD5lz chromosome 3, ASM2569854v1, whole genome shotgun sequence genomic window carries:
- the LOC105794597 gene encoding uncharacterized protein LOC105794597: MRLSVLGFFCFFFAPSLCRVPSETHVKTEPEHASTPPRGWNSYDSFCWTISEEEFLQNAEIVSNRLKPHGYEYVVVDYLWYRRKVEGAYTDSLGFDVIDEWGRPIPDPGRWPSSKGGKGFSEVAKKVHGMGLKLGIHVMRGISLQSFNANTPILDTVKGSAYVDFGRQWRAKDIGVKERACAWMSHGFMSVNTKLEAGRAFLRSLYLQYAEWGVDFVKHDCVFGDDLDVEEITFVSEVLRKLDRPIIYSLSPGTSVTPAMAKEVSGLVNMYRITGDDWDTWRDVLSHFDITRDFSTAKMIGAKGLLGRSWPDLDMLPLGWLTDPGSNEGPHRTSNLNLDEQRTQITLWAMAKSPLMFGGDVRKLDETTYNLITNPTLLEINSFSLNNMEFPYITSRRRCRSEEKVLSQDLAEGGMLGIRALGLITCKDPKANGWSTKALDQDLEQICWKEKPESKFEEPPCLYKRKPLVASGVEMIYKKQYEGTLHLLESDGMELCLDASPRRRLTSKEFGGGSFSPCKWDANQMWELNGTGSLVNSYSGLCATVDLLKVDAGSNEIRSWIATGRRGEIYLAIFNLNPKKTVISTNIADIGKVFPWKNMKGASCKYHEIWSGKTGVTKQMISIAVEKHGCSLFVLTCD, translated from the exons ATGAGGCTATCGGTCCTCGGCTTCTTCTGTTTCTTCTTCGCTCCCTCTCTCTGCAG GGTACCATCTGAAACACATGTAAAGACTGAACCAGAACATGCTAGCACCCCACCAAGAGGTTGGAACTCTTATGATTCCTTTTGCTGGACCATATCCGAGGAAGAATTCTTGCAAAATGCTGAAATTGTTTCTAACCGTCTTAAGCCGCATGGATATGAG TATGTTGTGGTGGATTACCTTTGGTATAGAAGGAAGGTGGAAGGGGCTTACACTGATTCTCTTGGATTTGATGTGATTGATGAATGGGGGAGGCCAATTCCTGACCCAGGAAGATGGCCGTCATCGAAAGGTGGGAAAGGTTTTTCAGAAGTAGCAAAGAAAGTACACGGCATGGGTTTGAAGTTGGGAATTCATGTTATGAGAGGGATAAGCCTGCAATCTTTTAATGCAAACACCCCCATCTTAGACACTGTCAAG GGATCTGCATATGTAGATTTCGGCAGACAGTGGAGGGCAAAAGATATAGGGGTCAAGGAGAGGGCTTGTGCTTGGATGTCTCATGGTTTCATGAGTGTAAATACCAAGCTAGAGGCTGGAAGAGCCTTCTTGAGGTCACTTTATCTCCAATATGCTGAGTGGGGTGTTGATTTTG TAAAACACGACTGTGTATTTGGCGATGATTTGGATGTAGAAGAGATAACCTTTGTATCAGAG GTTCTGAGAAAGCTTGATCGCCCCATTATATATTCATTGTCCCCTGGTACCAGTGTGACACCAGCTATGGCTAAAGAAGTTAGTGGACTAGTCAACATGTACAGGATTACTGGAGATGATTGGGATACATGGAGGGATGTTTTATCCCACTTTGATATTACCAG AGACTTTTCTACTGCTAAAATGATAGGTGCCAAGGGCTTGCTGGGGAGGTCGTGGCCTGACTTGGATATGTTACCATTGGGATGGCTCACTGATCCAG GTTCGAATGAAGGTCCACATAGAACTTCTAATCTTAATCTCGATGAGCAAAGAACTCAG ATAACTTTATGGGCTATGGCCAAATCGCCTCTCATGTTTGGAGGAGATGTAAGAAAGCTGGATGAAACCACATACAATCTGATCACGAACCCTACACTGCTTGAGATAAACTCTTTCAGCTTAAACAATATGGAG TTTCCTTATATCACGAGCAGAAGAAGATGTAGAAGTGAGGAAAAGGTTCTCTCGCAGGATTTGGCCGAAGGGGGCATGTTAGGTATACGAGCTTTGGGTCTTATTACCTGCAAGGATCCCAAAGCAAATGGTTGGTCAACTAAAGCTCTTGATCAAGATCTTGAACAAATCTGCTGGAAAGAGAAACCGGAGAGCAAATTTGAGGAACCTCCATGCCTTTACAAGAGAAAACCTCTTGTGGCTTC GGGTGTGGAGATGATCTACAAGAAACAATACGAGGGAACGCTTCATTTATTAGAAAGTGATGGTATGGAATTATGCTTGGATGCTTCTCCAAGAAGGAGGCTTACATCAAAAGAATTTGGGGGAGGTTCTTTCTCACCTTGCAAGTGGGATGCTAATCAG ATGTGGGAGTTGAATGGTACTGGTTCCCTTGTAAACAGTTATTCTGGTCTATGTGCAACGGTGGACTTACTGAAAG TTGATGCTGGTTCGAACGAAATTCGTTCATGGATTGCAACCGGGAGAAGAG GAGAAATATATCTTGCGATTTTCAATTTGAACCCGAAGAAGACAGTGATATCTACTAACATAGCAGACATAGGTAAGGTATTTCCCTGGAAAAACATGAAAGGAGCATCATGCAAGTACCATGAAATTTGGAGTGGAAAGACTGGAGTGACAAAGCAGATGATATCAATAGCAGTGGAGAAGCATGGTTGTTCTTTGTTTGTTCTAACCTGTGATTAG